From a single Calditrichota bacterium genomic region:
- a CDS encoding HAD family phosphatase: protein MPEVVFLDIDGTLLPRSLEQWFVPYLIRQGWVRPAKAAASYCRSFLSGSSRSWFDLKLRYLAGMPLATVEQWAQECWEKVVRGRLFPGIVALVHELQRSEVRLVILSGTPTFLAAPLGRYLGIAELICAEPAVVDGVLTGSLARPHPRGVRKVTAAERWLQDAKLSPAQAGAIADHWDDRFLLSLVGWSVVVRPGLRLSLLAHRRGWSVVRDPNAAREPERILRQKLSRRKGDYGED, encoded by the coding sequence TTGCCGGAAGTGGTGTTTCTTGACATCGACGGCACGCTCCTGCCCAGGAGCTTAGAGCAATGGTTTGTGCCCTACCTGATACGACAGGGATGGGTGCGTCCGGCCAAAGCGGCCGCCTCGTACTGTCGCAGCTTTCTTAGCGGATCGAGTAGAAGTTGGTTCGATCTCAAGTTGCGCTACCTTGCAGGCATGCCACTGGCGACAGTGGAGCAATGGGCCCAAGAGTGCTGGGAGAAGGTGGTAAGGGGGCGACTCTTCCCCGGCATTGTGGCGCTGGTGCATGAGCTGCAGCGCAGCGAGGTACGGCTCGTGATCCTGAGTGGCACACCGACCTTTCTTGCTGCTCCTTTGGGGAGGTATCTGGGTATTGCCGAGCTTATCTGTGCCGAGCCAGCGGTAGTGGACGGAGTGCTCACTGGAAGCCTGGCAAGGCCCCATCCGCGAGGGGTGCGCAAAGTAACAGCCGCAGAGCGGTGGCTGCAGGACGCGAAGCTCTCCCCAGCGCAGGCGGGGGCCATCGCCGACCACTGGGACGACAGGTTTTTGCTGTCCCTTGTGGGGTGGTCGGTGGTCGTTCGGCCGGGACTGCGTCTGTCTCTCTTGGCACACCGGCGTGGCTGGTCAGTGGTCAGAGATCCCAATGCCGCGCGGGAGCCGGAGAGGATTCTGCGCCAGAAGTTGTCACGACGGAAAGGGGACTATGGGGAAGACTGA